CCTGAATGCTTTTACAAAAGTGGATAACCCTGCGGCAACAACAGTTTTTAAGCTTACGACCACTTACCCTGGATTACTGACAGGTAGCGGCTATGCACATGATACGGGTGCCACGGGCGATTTTAAAATCGGATTCTTTTTTGATCATACCACCGGGTTGCCTGTAATACCCGGCAGCTCGGTTAAAGGGGTTTGCCGTAGCATTTTCGAAGTTGATGTTGATAAAAATGCCCGAAACCCAAAAAACTTTACGGGTAATAAATCCGTACAGTCTGTCAGGTTTATTTTTAACGAGATTCTTGAAAGATATAAAAACGTTCCTGATTTTGAACACAAAGCTGTGATTGAGAATATCCTTAATGAATTACCAGAAAATGAACCAAGTTCAATTGATAAGCTAAAATCATTAGTCAAAAGTATATTCGGTGAAGATAAAGTGAAGGGCAGTGATATCTTCTTTGATGCTGCACTGGATATTCAACAAAATAATTCAAGACCCTTTCTTGCCAATGATTTTATCACCCCACACAAGCATAAATCAAGAAGAGAACTTGACCCATTTACCAATCCCAATCCTATACAATTTCTTAAAGTTAGATCCGAAATACCGTTTAAATTTAGATTTATTTTTACGAATACGGATGAATGGACAAAAGAAATAAAAAAAATATTTTTTGAGCAAGTTCTGTTGACCCTCGGCATCGGTGCCAAAACCAACGTCGGCTATGGACAGTTTGAACCCTGATTCTTTCTTTTTTAATTTAAACCCGATAATTTATAACATTACTATGCAAAACATAGCTTGTTTTTCTTCCAATCCCTCCCGGTGGGAACACTCATTTAGTACGTTATTTTTTGTTTTTTTAACCTAAAACGGAAAAGTATGGACAATAAAATTGATATCCAGATGACGCAGGAAGTCTATGATGAGGTGATGAAGGCTTTTGCCACCATTAAGGAGAAGATGCCTTTCCTGACCAAGCTTAGTAAAGAGGAAGTTGACAATCTGCTTATAATGGACGAACGCCGTAAGCCCTTTGTTGACAAAGCTCTTGAATATGCTACACGTATTCCCGATATTAATCCCGGTGCCGAATTACTTGCCCATGGTAAAAACGACAATCAGTTACATACCCAACTTACTACTTTGCTGCAGGAAGCTAACAGACTTTCGGAAATGATCACCGACACTCGTCGTCTTGCCGGTGCCGAAGCTTTTGTTCTTGCCCGTTTCATTTACATGGATGCAAAGATGAAGCTGAAGATGAAAGTCCCCGGTATGCAATCAATTGTTGACGACCTGGGTAGGCAATTTGATGCTCAGGGTAATTTTACTGCCAAACCAAAGGCAGAATAAATTTGCTTGCCGGAGGCTGTTTTCTGTACCGGGAACGGAAAATCCTCCGGTAAACGATCTTTTTGAAAAGCTTTATCGTTCTTTATTTGATTTTTACCTCCTATTTTGAAATATAATTTTCCCCTTTGTGGCAAAATTCCTTTTCCTCGATTGCAAAGCCTAAAACCGGATTCAGTATCTGTTAAAAGCCGAAAGCAATCAAGCCTTACCCGATAGAATATCCCGTAAAGCCGAATACATATCTAACAGATTTTGATAGCATATCGGCTTTCATAGGCTCGAATTCAACTTGGAGGCGATAGCATATCGGGTTCCGCTGGCTCTTGACCCATCCGGAGGCGATAGCATATCGGGTTCCGCTGGCTCTTGACCCATCCGGAGGCGATAGCATATCGGGTTCCGCTGGCTATTAACCCATCCGGAGGCGATAGCATATCGGCTTTCACTCGATATAATTCCACCTGGAGGCTAACTACTCGCCTCTTCAGTTATGGGCGATGGCATACGTTTCAAACTTACGAAGATGGTTTGAACAAAATTTTTAAATTAAATATAAAACTTTACATCATCGAATATTAAAATATTTTTATCATGCTCAGTCTGCTTACTTACCAAATAAAGCCTTACCTCCTGATAGGCGAACCCGCCGAATCTTACCTTAAAGCCAACGCCGAATGGATACGCGATGCCATAAACATGCTGACAAACCGCCATCGGCAACAACTTATCAAAGCCGGAGTGGATACATCGCTTTTTCATAATCACGACGAAACCAACAGCCAAACCCGTACCACTTATCCGCTCGTACTTTACCAGCATCATAACGAGATGTTTTTTGTAACCGGTATAAACGAAGGAGCACAGGCTCTTTCGGAACTGTTTGCTATATATCATCAAGCTGTGCAAATAAGCAATACTTTATTGTTAGGTTTCTCCCTTTACAAAGCACAGGAAACGGAGATAGCAAAAAACGGGAAGATGCATACTTACCGTATCCACAACTACCTGGCACTGGATGCCCGAACACATAAACTATATGAACAGGCTTCGGCAGTACAAAAAATACAGTTGCTTGAGCAAACGTTGCAAAAGCATTTTGAAAATGATATGTTCAAATACCTGAATATAGCTGTGGAAAGTCCTGTGGTGGAAATAACGAGGATGAACGCTGAACCGAAATCTATCACTTACAAAACACACCGTTACCTGTCGTTCGATCTTGATTTTTCCGCCGATGTACAATTGCCTGCTTTTATGGCACTCGGTACAGTAAAAGCCTTTGGGTATGGAATGATTGAGATAATTTGATAATTTGAAAATGAGTTAATTTGAAAATGAGCTAATGGGAGTTGAGAGTTAGGAGGCATTTTGAAAAGCAAGATAATAATCCGCCTGATTCGTGTCATCAGTGTTCTATAAATAATTTGATAATTTGAAAATGAGTTAATTTAAAAATGAGCTAATGGGAGTTGAGAGTTAGGAGGCATTTTGAAAAGCAAGATAATAATCCGCCTGATTCGTGTCATCAGTGTTCTGTAAATAATTTGATAATTTGAAAATGAGCTAATTTGAAAATGAGCTAATGGATTAATGATTGAATAAATTGATCAGACTGTGCTAAAAGCCTGTAAAACCTGAAAATCCTGTTATCCTGTCAAGTCTATCGTATCCAGTTCAAATGGCAATCTCTAATTCATGGCGCTCTTTGCGTTTAAATTTTTATAAAACAGAAGGTGCAAAAAGAATTACTCAGAGAACCGCTAAGCCTTCTAAAACCCATTATCCATTAACCGTTAGCCATTAAATAAAATCTGTTAAAATCCGCCCTATCTGTGTCATCAGTGTTCTATAATTTTTTTATCCATCTTATCTAATGTTAAAAATTTATGCTTGATAAAATCCACACCCCAAAAGAACTTGCCGGCTTCCTAATGCTGAAAGAGAAGGAGCTTGTGAAAATTCAACCAGAAACTGCCTATAAGGTTTTCCGGATACCCAAGCCTGGGAAAAGCGAAAAACGCACCATCGAAACTCCTACCGGCATGCTCGAACCCCTGCTTCACCGCCTGTGCGACGGGCTGCAATGGCTTTATCTCGAACATAAAACCGACGCCGCTTTTGGCTTTATCCGTTCGATGAAAAACGATGCCGATAAACGGAACATCTATACCAATGCGCAGCGGCATTTAGGTAACAACTATCTGCTGAATATTGACTTCGACAACTTTTTTTACCAGGTGGACCTAACCAAGGTGAAAAATATCTTTAACGATTACACTATTTTTTCGTTTACACCCGAAACCGAGGATTTGCTTACCCGCCTTGTTACCTTTAGAGGCAGGTTGCCTATGGGCAGTCCTACTTCACCGCCTTTATCCAATTTTGCCACCATACCGCTGGATAACGACTTGCTGAAATGGGCAAGGGGAAACCACATTACCTACACCCGTTATGTGGACGATCTTTCGTTTTCGTCCAACGCATCCATAACCGACCGTCATTACGAACAGATTACGCAATTGTTGCAGACGCATCATTTTGTTGCCGATCCCCAAAAAATAAAATGGTATGGAAAAAGTGATGTAAAGGAAATTACCGGACTTATGGTAGGCAAAACGGTAACCGTTCCTTCCACATTCATTGATGAGTTTGAAAAAGAACTTCAGAAATTGAAAGAGTTATTTGCTTACGCCATGCAATATCCCGATTACCATGTGGTGGAATGGATTGAAAAACTGAAACAGGTGATCCATGGGCGGCTGGCATTTATTCAAATGGTATATGGAAAAGAACATCCGGTATATTTAAAACTGTTGCACCGGTTCGAGAATCTGGATAATGATGCGATGGCAGAGCAGAGTATAAGCTGGCGTTATGCCGGTTATGAATTTCATTAATCATGCGAATCAAGGGTTAAAAATAATAAGATATGGAAATCAATCAAATTACAGAAAAGATCATAGGGTGTGCAATAGAAGTACATAAAAATCTTAGTTCTGGTTTGCTTGAATCAGTGTATGAGGAATGAAAGATATAAATATTAAACTCAGTGGTTCTCTGTGTAATTTAACATATTATGACACGGAGCTACACAGAGGCAGCACAGAGTTGCACAGAGCAGGTTTCAATCCTTTATTCGCATGATTAATTTAACCCTCAAAAAAAGAAGTTATCATGACCATATTAATTTTGATGTGATATTACCAAAGAATGGGAAAAACAAATATTAAACTCCGTGGTTCTCTGTGATCCCGATAGTTATCGGGGCTCCGTGGTTCTCTGTGTAATTAAACATATTATAACACTGAGTTACACAGAGGAAGCACAGAGGGGCACAGAGAGGGTTTCAACCCTTAATTTGTATAAATAATAAAAAATCATGCAGATAGTACTCGATAGCCGCGGATTGCAGTTAAGTGTTCGCAACAAGTGTTTCCTTATCGAAGCCGAAAAAGAATCACGAATCATTCATCCGCAACGGATAAGCAGCATACTGATAACAGCGCCCTGCCGTATGAGCAGTCCTGCTATCATTTTGGCTGCCGAAAGCCAGATACCGGTGGTAATATGTAATACCAGTGGCAAACCCCAGGCAAGACTTTGGTCGCCTATGTTTTTAAATACCTCGTCGCTCAGACGAAAACAATATTTGTTTACCACACATGAACGGTCGCTGGTATGGGCTGAGGAAATAATTAAACAAAAAATACAGGGTCAAACCGATAATTTAGTTTTTGTAGCCGGCAGAAAAAGTTCGCTAAACCCGGAGGTAGAAAAGGCTGTGGACAATATTCATATCCAGCTTGCCAAACTTCATACGGCTGTAGCTACCGATAACTCTGTGCACAAAAAGCAAATTCTTTTTTGCGAAGCCTATGCCGCTGCATGTTACTGGCAACTTGTTGGTACAAAACTGCCCTTGCCATTTACTTTTACCAACCGTGTAAAACGTGAACCCGCGGACGCTTTTAATGCCTGTATCAACTACCTGTATGGTATGTTGCGAAATCAGGCTGAAACAGCCGTGCTGAGCATGGGACTCGATCCGGCACTTGGCGTAATGCACCGCGACGGTTATCATATGCCTTCCCTGGTTTTTGATTTGATGGAACCGTTTCGCCCGGTAATGGACAGGATATTGATAAACGCCATACTCCAAAACCAGATGCCCGACGATATTATTGAAGTACACGACGAAAAATACCGGATTTCAAAAGCCGGGCGTAAGCAACTTATCGGGCTTTTTTATGAAAAACTGCATTCGCGTATGTTGTATAAAGGAATAAGCACAAGTCTGCAAAACCACCTGCTTACCGAAGTTAAATTGCTGACAGAAATAATAAAAAAAGTATGATAGTCAAACACACCTTTTGCCTGCTGATGTACGATATAACCCACGAAAGTACCTTGCAAAAAGTAGCCCGTCAGTTGCAGCAATACGGCTACGAGCGTATTAACTACTCAGTTTGGCTGGGATGGGAAAGCCCGAAGGAAAATCCTGAGTTGAAAAAGAAACTGCAAACCCTGCTCCGGCATCCGCAGGCGGAAGGATCAAGGCTGTACTATATGCCCTTAAAGGCACATACATTAAAAAACATGAAATCCATTACCGGGCATAAACCTTCCGAATTAGATTACTGGCTGGGCGAAACGAAAATTGAATTTTTTTAATGTAATGCATAATACTACGTTTCCATTACGGAAAAAGAATAGCATGATGCTTGTTAATTATAGAATTATCTATACTTTTGTGTTGAAGTAGCTTCATGAGACTTTGGTCACTGAAACTTCAAACCCC
The sequence above is a segment of the Lentimicrobiaceae bacterium genome. Coding sequences within it:
- the cmr6 gene encoding type III-B CRISPR module RAMP protein Cmr6, yielding MSTWDQYRAPNLGLLFYKQIYKESGIKTELKHEDNELVIKVTKDGKPNPFDGFYKDLYSKPLNAFTKVDNPAATTVFKLTTTYPGLLTGSGYAHDTGATGDFKIGFFFDHTTGLPVIPGSSVKGVCRSIFEVDVDKNARNPKNFTGNKSVQSVRFIFNEILERYKNVPDFEHKAVIENILNELPENEPSSIDKLKSLVKSIFGEDKVKGSDIFFDAALDIQQNNSRPFLANDFITPHKHKSRRELDPFTNPNPIQFLKVRSEIPFKFRFIFTNTDEWTKEIKKIFFEQVLLTLGIGAKTNVGYGQFEP
- a CDS encoding reverse transcriptase family protein encodes the protein MLDKIHTPKELAGFLMLKEKELVKIQPETAYKVFRIPKPGKSEKRTIETPTGMLEPLLHRLCDGLQWLYLEHKTDAAFGFIRSMKNDADKRNIYTNAQRHLGNNYLLNIDFDNFFYQVDLTKVKNIFNDYTIFSFTPETEDLLTRLVTFRGRLPMGSPTSPPLSNFATIPLDNDLLKWARGNHITYTRYVDDLSFSSNASITDRHYEQITQLLQTHHFVADPQKIKWYGKSDVKEITGLMVGKTVTVPSTFIDEFEKELQKLKELFAYAMQYPDYHVVEWIEKLKQVIHGRLAFIQMVYGKEHPVYLKLLHRFENLDNDAMAEQSISWRYAGYEFH
- the cas1 gene encoding CRISPR-associated endonuclease Cas1 is translated as MQIVLDSRGLQLSVRNKCFLIEAEKESRIIHPQRISSILITAPCRMSSPAIILAAESQIPVVICNTSGKPQARLWSPMFLNTSSLRRKQYLFTTHERSLVWAEEIIKQKIQGQTDNLVFVAGRKSSLNPEVEKAVDNIHIQLAKLHTAVATDNSVHKKQILFCEAYAAACYWQLVGTKLPLPFTFTNRVKREPADAFNACINYLYGMLRNQAETAVLSMGLDPALGVMHRDGYHMPSLVFDLMEPFRPVMDRILINAILQNQMPDDIIEVHDEKYRISKAGRKQLIGLFYEKLHSRMLYKGISTSLQNHLLTEVKLLTEIIKKV
- the cas2 gene encoding CRISPR-associated endonuclease Cas2 codes for the protein MIVKHTFCLLMYDITHESTLQKVARQLQQYGYERINYSVWLGWESPKENPELKKKLQTLLRHPQAEGSRLYYMPLKAHTLKNMKSITGHKPSELDYWLGETKIEFF